One Physeter macrocephalus isolate SW-GA unplaced genomic scaffold, ASM283717v5 random_156, whole genome shotgun sequence DNA segment encodes these proteins:
- the LOC112063880 gene encoding maestro heat-like repeat-containing protein family member 7, producing MAMNPGSSLVLREDTKMIPTLNSTEAPGLGSGTISGTNLDTDHVPVLNPPLGPGLVLVPDLNPTLSPVSEEAPGLASDNTPRPDDSRAAAPASLQITTAHSGEALGLDSNHISTADSQGALSPASNLVLSPGSTEAQGLNLGNHPRPNSEEAFSSLPSKIFDLGQSNSNPSRPESNPFKRSYSKETLVLGQSTSRPGSKALLIPAPNSSLDPDSNQLLRVGSGNISKLDLNAAPSSPGSLMPDMNETITLVSHNISGSVSKRTFGASLVARVEEED from the coding sequence ATGGCCATGAATCCAGGGTCTAGTCTGGTCCTCCGTGAAGACACAAAGATGATACCCACTCTCAACTCCACTGAGGCCCCTGGTTTAGGCTCTGGCACCATCTCTGGGACCAACCTAGATACAGACCATGTTCCTGTCTTGAATCCACCCCTGGGTCCTGGCTTGGTTCTTGTTCCAGACCTTAATCCAACTCTGAGTCCTGTCTCAGAGGAGGCCCCTGGCCTGGCATCTGATAACACCCCCAGACCTGATGACAGCAGGGCCGCAGCTCCAGCCTCCCTCCAGATCACCACTGCCCACTCTGGTGAAGCCCTGGGTTTGGATTCCAATCACATCTCGACAGCTGACTCACAGGGGGCCCTAAGTCCAGCCTCAAACCTCGTTCTCAGCCCTGGCTCTACGGAAGCCCAGGGTCTGAACTTGGGGAACCACCCTAGGCCAAATTCTGAGGAGGCCTTCAGCTCCCTCCCAAGCAAGATTTTTGATTTGGGTCAGAGTAACTCCAATCCTTCCAGGCCTGAATCAAACCCATTTAAAAGGTCTTATTCAAAAGAAACCCTTGTTCTGGGCCAAAGCACCTCCAGGCCAGGCTCAAAAGCTCTCCTTATTCCAGCCCCAAACTCTTCTCTGGATCCTGATTCCAATCAGCTGCTCAGGGTGGGCTCAGGAAACATCTCCAAGCTGGACCTGAATGCAGCTCCAAGTTCTCCTGGGTCCCTAATGCCAGACATGAATGAGACCATCACTTTGGTTTCACATAACATCTCTGGATCTGTTTCAAAAAGAACCtttggggcgtccctggtggcgcg